One stretch of bacterium DNA includes these proteins:
- the argF gene encoding ornithine carbamoyltransferase, producing MKRDCLQLIDFSAEELKGMLVLAAEMKAEVRLGHFRKPFANKSFACIFHKPSLRTRISFEVGLAQLGGSTLYITEKEIELGKRESIHDVAKVMSRYVDAILIRTFSHAAVEELALHATVPVVNMLTDLTHPCQVLADIFTIYEHKGRVEDLVVTYLGDGNNMTNSWLNLARRLPMELRIATSPDCLPDPAILQAAQREGLSRIVVTDDPRAAAKGADVLYTDVWASMGQKEQAEAKAQLLKAYQINQDLVDLARPDCLVMHCLPAERGKEITDDVMDGPRSVVFDEAENRMHAQKALMVRLLEWSGRLA from the coding sequence ATGAAGCGCGATTGCCTGCAACTGATCGACTTCAGCGCGGAAGAACTGAAGGGCATGCTGGTCCTGGCGGCGGAGATGAAGGCCGAAGTGCGGCTCGGACACTTCCGCAAGCCATTCGCCAACAAGTCCTTCGCCTGCATCTTCCACAAGCCTTCCCTGCGCACGCGGATCAGTTTCGAAGTGGGGCTGGCCCAACTGGGCGGCAGCACCCTCTACATCACGGAGAAGGAGATCGAGCTGGGCAAACGCGAGAGCATCCACGACGTGGCCAAGGTGATGAGCCGCTACGTGGACGCCATCCTCATCCGCACCTTCAGCCACGCCGCGGTGGAGGAGCTGGCCCTCCACGCCACCGTGCCCGTGGTCAACATGCTGACCGACTTGACCCATCCCTGCCAGGTGCTGGCCGACATCTTCACCATTTATGAGCACAAGGGCCGGGTGGAGGATCTGGTGGTGACCTACCTGGGCGACGGCAACAACATGACCAACAGCTGGCTGAACCTGGCCCGGCGCCTGCCCATGGAGCTGCGCATCGCCACCAGCCCGGATTGCCTGCCCGACCCCGCCATCCTGCAGGCGGCGCAGCGGGAAGGCCTGTCACGCATCGTGGTCACCGATGATCCCCGTGCCGCCGCCAAGGGGGCCGACGTGCTCTACACGGACGTGTGGGCCAGCATGGGGCAAAAGGAGCAGGCGGAGGCCAAGGCACAGCTGCTCAAGGCCTATCAGATCAACCAGGATCTGGTCGACCTGGCCCGGCCGGACTGCCTGGTGATGCACTGCCTGCCCGCCGAGCGCGGCAAGGAGATCACCGACGACGTGATGGACGGTCCGCGCAGCGTGGTCTTCGACGAAGCGGAGAATCGCATGCATGCCCAGAAGGCGCTCATGGTCCGCCTGCTGGAGTGGAGCGGACGTTTGGCTTAG